A stretch of the Mesorhizobium huakuii genome encodes the following:
- a CDS encoding 5-bromo-4-chloroindolyl phosphate hydrolysis family protein: MRGLFGNDWNWIAAGLVSAALLVGLSLLTHFPFLVSAIIAALVFAGLVFVLAPRQLFEGLDLNSLSGSRVAFARELLAQAQPAADRLAATARTISDKDMAAKVKNLSDIAADVITRVEAKPESAPAVRRFLTYYVPQAAEVSEGYAALASRRAPSQARLANIGAVITKLQDAFRHYADSLADSELGTLDVDLRLIQESLKEDIGR, from the coding sequence ATGCGTGGCTTGTTCGGCAACGACTGGAACTGGATCGCGGCGGGCCTTGTCTCGGCGGCGTTGCTGGTCGGGCTGAGCCTGCTCACCCATTTTCCGTTCCTGGTATCTGCGATCATCGCAGCACTTGTCTTTGCCGGGCTGGTGTTCGTGCTGGCGCCACGCCAGCTGTTCGAAGGCCTCGACCTCAATTCGCTCAGTGGCAGCCGGGTTGCGTTTGCGCGCGAACTGCTGGCGCAAGCCCAGCCGGCGGCGGACCGCCTGGCCGCAACCGCCCGGACCATTTCCGACAAGGACATGGCGGCAAAAGTGAAGAACCTGTCCGACATCGCCGCCGACGTGATCACCAGGGTCGAGGCCAAGCCTGAAAGCGCGCCCGCCGTGCGGCGGTTCCTGACCTATTATGTGCCGCAGGCGGCCGAGGTCTCGGAAGGCTATGCGGCGCTGGCCAGCCGGCGCGCGCCAAGCCAGGCGCGGCTCGCCAATATCGGCGCGGTCATCACCAAGCTTCAGGATGCTTTCAGGCATTATGCAGACAGCCTCGCCGACTCCGAACTCGGCACGCTCGACGTAGACCTGCGACTCATTCAGGAGTCGCTGAAAGAGGATATTGGTCGCTGA
- a CDS encoding substrate-binding domain-containing protein, which translates to MPKTLTSVLLLAFAVLLAACNSSNVKFSIVSGSENTVLEPIVQEFCAKQGATCTFAYEGSLDIGLGLQRPAGLDQDAVWPASSVWVDLFDSGRKVRNLTSIAQMPVILGVRKSKAAELGWIGKPVFMKDILAAVKDGKLKFLMTSATQSNSGASAYLAMLSSALGGKEVIEPGDLDNPNVRETVSALLQGVERSSGSSGWLADLYVDSASKGTVYDAMWNYEATLKETNDKLKQIGKEPLYAIYPADGVAVGDSPLGFIDHGRGPEVEKFFTDLLAYLQSDAVRKRIADTGRRLPLGGSAIQAAAEPDWNFDPGKLVTSIRMPEPAVIRKALDLYQEALRKPSLTALCFDFSGSMEDKGEKQLQAAAQFLFTPEKASEVLVQWTPSDHIFVLPFDGVVRASFAATGDAAGQAQLLAAVADQHAGGGTDMYACAQQALQQITATPDLSKYLPAIIIMTDGRTDGSADFFLQQWRNAPVRVPVFGITFGDADKSQLDSLAKATSARVFDGSGDLAGAFRAARGYN; encoded by the coding sequence ATGCCGAAGACGCTGACGTCCGTTCTGCTGCTGGCCTTCGCGGTGCTTTTAGCCGCCTGCAATTCGAGCAACGTCAAGTTCTCGATCGTCTCCGGATCCGAAAACACGGTGCTGGAGCCGATCGTGCAGGAATTCTGTGCCAAACAAGGCGCCACCTGCACCTTCGCCTATGAAGGCTCGCTCGACATCGGCCTTGGCTTGCAACGGCCCGCCGGACTTGACCAGGATGCTGTCTGGCCGGCCTCGAGCGTTTGGGTGGATCTGTTCGATTCCGGCCGCAAGGTGCGCAACCTGACCTCGATCGCGCAGATGCCGGTCATTCTGGGCGTGCGCAAATCCAAGGCCGCGGAGCTCGGCTGGATCGGCAAGCCGGTCTTCATGAAGGACATCCTGGCCGCTGTGAAGGACGGCAAGCTCAAATTCCTGATGACCTCGGCGACGCAGTCCAATTCCGGCGCCAGTGCCTATCTCGCCATGCTGTCCAGCGCGCTTGGCGGCAAGGAGGTGATCGAGCCCGGCGATCTCGACAATCCGAATGTGCGTGAAACGGTGAGCGCCCTGCTGCAAGGGGTCGAGCGTTCATCCGGTTCGTCGGGCTGGCTCGCCGATCTCTATGTCGACAGCGCAAGCAAGGGCACCGTCTACGACGCGATGTGGAACTACGAGGCGACGCTGAAGGAGACCAACGACAAGCTAAAGCAGATAGGCAAGGAACCGCTTTATGCCATCTACCCGGCCGACGGCGTCGCGGTCGGCGATTCGCCGCTCGGCTTCATCGACCATGGGCGCGGCCCGGAGGTCGAAAAATTCTTCACCGACCTGCTCGCCTATCTGCAGTCGGATGCGGTGCGCAAGCGCATCGCCGACACCGGTCGGCGGCTGCCGCTTGGCGGCTCGGCAATCCAGGCCGCGGCCGAACCCGACTGGAATTTCGACCCGGGCAAACTGGTGACATCGATCCGCATGCCGGAGCCGGCGGTGATCCGCAAAGCGCTCGACCTCTATCAGGAGGCGCTGCGCAAGCCTTCGCTGACGGCGCTATGCTTCGACTTCTCCGGCTCGATGGAAGACAAGGGCGAGAAGCAGTTGCAGGCCGCCGCGCAGTTCCTGTTCACACCGGAAAAGGCCAGCGAGGTGCTGGTGCAGTGGACGCCATCCGACCACATCTTCGTGTTGCCGTTCGACGGCGTCGTGCGTGCCAGTTTCGCGGCAACCGGCGACGCGGCAGGGCAAGCCCAGTTGCTGGCTGCCGTAGCCGACCAGCACGCCGGCGGCGGCACAGACATGTATGCCTGCGCCCAGCAGGCGCTGCAGCAGATCACCGCGACGCCGGATCTGTCGAAATACCTGCCGGCGATCATCATCATGACCGATGGACGGACGGATGGCAGTGCCGACTTCTTCCTCCAGCAATGGCGCAACGCGCCGGTGCGCGTGCCGGTGTTCGGCATCACCTTCGGCGATGCCGACAAGAGCCAGCTCGACAGCCTTGCCAAGGCGACTTCGGCGCGCGTATTCGATGGCAGCGGCGATCTGGCGGGCGCCTTCCGCGCCGCTCGCGGCTACAACTGA
- a CDS encoding toxic anion resistance protein, producing MADKNSVTLLDDTSQLPVIAANPAEIATIENNIDVRDRAAISVFGDRAQQAVSDYADKILSQLRNRDLGDTGDLLTDIIMKAKNLDPASLKDQGFLSNLFSSFKARLERFKEKYEDVAGQIDRIGLELDRHKDTLRRDIAVLDDLHEQTKDSILKLDAYVQAGKKFVDDYRANELPKLKAAADAGGGDVGGTLEAQTYQDAVQALDRLEKRVFYLVQARQLGIQQLPQIRIVQSGDETLIENLQATSALTVPAWKQKMVILLGLTNQKSALELQKTVTDATNEMIRQTSKMMKDQAISIEEQAQRGIVDVETLAQANRDLIDTVQGVLKVQQEGRQKRADAEKQMDQMTLDLKKALTQG from the coding sequence ATGGCCGACAAGAACAGCGTCACTTTGCTCGACGACACTTCACAATTGCCTGTCATTGCGGCCAATCCGGCCGAGATCGCCACGATTGAAAACAACATCGACGTGCGCGACCGCGCCGCGATTTCGGTGTTTGGCGACCGCGCCCAGCAGGCTGTCAGCGACTATGCCGACAAGATCCTGTCCCAGTTGCGCAACCGTGACCTTGGCGACACCGGCGACCTGCTGACCGACATCATCATGAAGGCCAAGAACCTCGACCCGGCTTCGCTGAAGGATCAGGGGTTTTTGAGCAATCTGTTTTCCTCGTTCAAGGCGCGGCTCGAACGCTTCAAGGAGAAATACGAGGACGTGGCCGGCCAGATCGACCGCATCGGCCTCGAGCTCGACCGGCACAAGGACACGCTGCGGCGCGACATCGCGGTGCTCGACGACCTGCACGAGCAGACGAAAGACTCCATCCTCAAGCTCGATGCCTATGTGCAGGCGGGCAAGAAATTCGTCGACGACTACCGCGCCAACGAATTGCCGAAATTGAAGGCTGCCGCCGATGCCGGAGGCGGCGATGTTGGTGGTACGCTGGAAGCGCAAACCTATCAGGACGCGGTGCAGGCGCTCGACAGGCTGGAAAAGCGTGTCTTCTATCTGGTGCAGGCGCGCCAGCTCGGCATCCAGCAATTGCCGCAGATCCGCATCGTCCAGTCCGGCGACGAGACCCTGATCGAAAACCTCCAGGCCACCTCGGCGCTGACCGTGCCGGCCTGGAAACAGAAAATGGTCATCCTGCTTGGCCTGACCAACCAGAAATCGGCGCTCGAACTGCAAAAGACCGTGACGGACGCCACCAACGAGATGATCCGCCAGACCTCCAAGATGATGAAGGACCAGGCGATCTCGATCGAGGAGCAGGCGCAGCGCGGCATCGTCGATGTCGAGACGCTGGCGCAGGCCAACCGCGACCTCATCGACACGGTGCAAGGCGTGCTGAAGGTCCAGCAGGAAGGCCGCCAGAAGCGGGCCGACGCTGAGAAACAGATGGACCAGATGACGCTCGATCTGAAGAAAGCGTTGACTCAAGGCTGA
- a CDS encoding alpha/beta hydrolase, producing the protein MTGDSVENGPLLMDLAFPYRIHDAGGNSRECLFLLHGSGVDETTLVPLARRIAPDAMMVAARGRIPQEDGFRWFERITPTRFEQESILAETAAFASFASEAAKRHGLDLDRATFLGYSNGANLVSSLMLLHPGIVRRAALLRPMPVLDQVPATDLAGTRTLIIAGAADETYGPFAPALVTLLNQHGAEIDARIIPSGHEIGNPDAAIVRQWLAGSAAMA; encoded by the coding sequence ATGACTGGCGACAGCGTTGAAAACGGCCCACTGCTCATGGATCTGGCCTTTCCCTATCGCATCCACGACGCAGGCGGCAACAGCCGTGAATGCCTGTTCCTGCTGCATGGATCTGGTGTCGACGAGACCACTCTGGTCCCGCTGGCCAGACGGATCGCGCCTGATGCCATGATGGTCGCGGCGCGTGGCCGCATTCCCCAGGAGGACGGTTTCCGCTGGTTCGAGCGGATTACCCCGACGCGCTTCGAACAGGAGAGCATCCTCGCCGAAACGGCGGCTTTCGCCTCGTTCGCAAGCGAGGCCGCCAAACGCCATGGGCTCGATCTCGATCGCGCGACATTCCTTGGCTATTCGAACGGCGCCAATCTGGTTTCCAGCCTGATGCTGCTTCATCCGGGCATCGTCCGCAGGGCGGCGCTGCTGAGGCCAATGCCGGTGCTCGACCAGGTACCGGCGACAGACCTTGCGGGAACCCGGACGCTGATCATCGCCGGAGCCGCCGACGAGACCTACGGACCCTTCGCGCCGGCGCTGGTGACGCTGCTCAACCAGCACGGCGCCGAGATCGACGCCCGGATCATTCCCTCGGGTCACGAAATCGGCAATCCGGACGCCGCCATCGTCAGGCAATGGCTGGCGGGATCGGCTGCCATGGCATAG
- a CDS encoding OpgC family protein, translated as MTTPALSDRNLRIPDRNLRIPERDTRISDRDTRISDRDTRIDVLRALALLTIFVDHVPGTAFEAFTYKNFGFSDAAEAFVLISGISVALAYGTKFRPGGRLLATLKMWRRAGMLYIAHIVTTMAVIALFCAVAVFTRRPELLKLINIEPLMKNTPEVLVGIVTLGHQLGYNNILPVYAALLLMAPVFVLFISYRPVAALVASAALWLVAGIWQIAPPNYPEPGFWFLNPLSWQFLFNIGLAAMLHVRRGGAIPVNRWLVGAAAAYVATALVWVHSPLWGQITWFKLPVVIGGFDKTFLSLPRLLHILAVSYLIVALPALSNLFRTSPDHPLAILGKRSLPVFIAGTVIAMVAQVMKLINPGGLAYDTLLLSAGIAMQFALAFYLEWLSTIGGSGKVRTAQKDVAPVRASFGISAMARVNR; from the coding sequence ATGACTACCCCTGCTTTGTCGGATCGCAACTTGCGTATCCCGGATCGCAATTTGCGTATCCCCGAACGCGACACGCGTATCTCAGATCGCGATACGCGTATCTCGGATCGCGACACGCGTATCGATGTGCTGCGCGCGCTAGCGCTGCTCACCATTTTCGTCGACCATGTGCCGGGCACGGCTTTTGAGGCCTTCACCTACAAGAATTTCGGCTTCTCGGATGCGGCCGAGGCATTCGTGCTGATTTCCGGCATCTCGGTTGCACTCGCTTATGGAACGAAGTTCCGGCCGGGTGGCCGGCTTCTGGCGACATTGAAGATGTGGCGGCGGGCAGGCATGCTCTACATCGCCCATATCGTCACGACGATGGCGGTGATCGCCCTGTTCTGCGCCGTGGCGGTGTTCACCAGGCGGCCGGAACTGCTGAAACTGATCAACATCGAGCCGTTGATGAAGAACACGCCGGAAGTGCTGGTCGGCATCGTCACGCTCGGCCATCAGCTTGGCTACAACAACATCCTGCCGGTCTATGCCGCGCTGCTTTTGATGGCGCCGGTCTTCGTCCTGTTCATCAGCTACCGGCCCGTCGCGGCGCTGGTCGCGTCCGCTGCGCTGTGGCTTGTCGCCGGCATCTGGCAGATAGCCCCGCCCAACTATCCCGAGCCCGGCTTCTGGTTCCTGAACCCTCTGTCCTGGCAGTTCCTGTTCAACATCGGCTTGGCCGCCATGCTGCATGTCAGGCGCGGCGGCGCCATTCCGGTCAATCGCTGGCTGGTCGGCGCCGCCGCGGCCTATGTGGCGACGGCGCTGGTCTGGGTGCACAGCCCGCTGTGGGGACAGATAACCTGGTTCAAGCTGCCGGTGGTGATCGGCGGCTTCGACAAGACCTTCCTGTCCCTGCCGCGGCTGCTGCATATCCTGGCGGTGAGCTACCTCATCGTCGCCTTGCCGGCGCTGTCGAACCTCTTCCGCACCAGCCCTGACCATCCGTTGGCGATACTCGGTAAGCGCTCACTGCCGGTCTTCATCGCCGGCACGGTGATCGCCATGGTCGCGCAGGTGATGAAACTGATCAATCCGGGCGGGCTTGCCTACGACACCTTGCTGCTATCAGCCGGCATCGCCATGCAGTTCGCGCTGGCCTTCTATCTTGAGTGGCTGTCGACCATCGGCGGCTCGGGCAAGGTCCGCACGGCGCAAAAGGATGTCGCGCCGGTCCGTGCGTCTTTCGGCATCTCCGCCATGGCAAGGGTCAATCGCTGA
- a CDS encoding LacI family DNA-binding transcriptional regulator: MASLTAGNRRPVRLADIAKAAGVSHGTASNVFSRPEIVREEVRERVKAAAEAMGYGGPDPKGRLLRAGKVNAIGVATAEPLSYFFDDPFARVMMASISQACDATGAGISLVSAANNEQLAWNIQSALVDGFIVFCIEGGSRLVELARERKLPFVALDLDSEDGAVAAIGIDNVAGAAMAARHLTDLGHRRFAVLALPFVDGRTGLVSPEQVQTAVYAGTRDRLTGYFKELSRVGINTSSVPVYATANDAASTKAGLEIIFGSAHPPTAILAMSDRMALAALEWLSARKLNVPNDVSVVGFDGVPEAAVSEPPLTTIAQPIAKMGRLAVKAILENDGATNRQQLPVELIVRASSASPRG; the protein is encoded by the coding sequence ATGGCGTCACTCACCGCAGGCAATCGAAGACCCGTCCGGCTGGCCGACATCGCCAAGGCGGCAGGAGTTTCGCACGGCACCGCGTCCAATGTCTTCAGCCGCCCGGAGATCGTGCGCGAGGAAGTCCGCGAACGGGTGAAGGCCGCGGCCGAGGCGATGGGCTATGGCGGGCCGGATCCCAAGGGTCGCCTGTTGCGGGCCGGCAAGGTCAACGCCATTGGCGTCGCCACGGCCGAGCCCCTCTCCTACTTCTTCGACGATCCCTTCGCGCGCGTCATGATGGCGAGCATCTCGCAGGCCTGCGATGCAACGGGAGCCGGCATCTCACTGGTTTCGGCCGCCAACAACGAACAGCTCGCCTGGAACATCCAGAGCGCCCTGGTCGACGGCTTTATCGTTTTCTGCATCGAAGGCGGGTCGCGTCTGGTGGAACTGGCACGTGAGCGCAAATTGCCCTTTGTGGCGCTCGACCTGGACTCCGAGGATGGGGCGGTCGCGGCGATCGGCATCGACAATGTCGCCGGTGCCGCCATGGCGGCGCGCCATCTCACCGATCTTGGACACCGCCGCTTTGCCGTGCTGGCGTTGCCCTTTGTCGACGGGAGAACCGGCCTTGTTTCGCCCGAGCAGGTTCAGACCGCCGTGTATGCGGGAACACGCGACCGCCTCACCGGCTATTTCAAGGAGCTTTCGCGGGTCGGCATCAACACATCCAGTGTGCCCGTCTACGCAACCGCCAATGATGCGGCCAGCACAAAGGCGGGACTCGAGATCATCTTCGGCTCTGCCCACCCCCCGACGGCGATCCTGGCGATGTCGGACAGAATGGCGCTGGCGGCGCTCGAATGGCTGAGCGCGCGCAAGCTGAACGTCCCCAACGATGTCTCTGTCGTCGGGTTCGATGGCGTTCCGGAAGCCGCGGTATCCGAGCCACCTTTGACCACTATCGCCCAGCCGATTGCCAAGATGGGCCGTCTCGCCGTCAAGGCGATCCTGGAAAACGACGGCGCGACAAATCGCCAGCAACTGCCAGTCGAATTGATCGTGCGCGCCTCGTCGGCTTCGCCGCGCGGCTGA
- a CDS encoding DUF423 domain-containing protein, whose amino-acid sequence MNSADPSRILVFAGGLVGAAGVALSAAAAHRGGAFTGTAASFLLMHAPVFLAVGLIGANRCLRIASVVLLIGLLLFAGDLLARDFLGSRLFPMSAPIGGTLLIAGWLGIAISALLRPRS is encoded by the coding sequence ATGAATTCCGCCGACCCCAGCCGTATCCTTGTATTTGCCGGCGGTCTTGTCGGTGCGGCGGGCGTGGCGCTGTCGGCTGCCGCCGCGCATCGCGGCGGTGCCTTCACCGGCACGGCCGCGTCGTTCCTCCTGATGCATGCGCCGGTCTTCCTCGCCGTCGGCCTCATCGGCGCGAATCGCTGCCTGCGGATCGCGAGCGTCGTCCTGCTTATCGGGCTCCTGCTTTTCGCGGGCGATCTTCTCGCTCGCGATTTCCTCGGATCGAGACTGTTTCCGATGTCGGCGCCGATCGGAGGCACACTGCTCATCGCCGGCTGGCTGGGGATAGCCATTTCTGCCCTGCTACGCCCGCGCTCCTGA